The Sabethes cyaneus chromosome 3, idSabCyanKW18_F2, whole genome shotgun sequence DNA window ATTGTCATTTATGCAAATTCTTGGACATGAAAAGTTGAAggtttttcaaaatttctgcTACTGTTCAAGTAATACCCCCTTAATGTTTGCACTAAAAAACGCAAAAAATTCAATCAACTTGAAAACCGCCAACTGTAGAATTTTCATGATGTATTCTACAAAACATGCCACTCAGcattgtctacaactttgcagaacgtCTCATGTTTATGGGAGTTGAAATAGAAGAGCTATGTGAATAAAACCAATATTGAGCGGGAATCCGTAAGCTTCATTccgtaactttttttttctttaagagATAGATATTTTTTGACTTCAGTGAAGTTTCTCAAAAcaatattatctacaaatgtttctTAGCCATCGAAGATAATAATTCTGCATCAGGTCTGACGCGTTATTACGTCTGATGATGATGGCCGAtggaaaacagtaggcagaaacgtcacaccaaataaacagtttttgattttcaccgaaaagaatcaacaagttctaataatacTTTTATTTATAGACATGTGTTTTATTTTCTTCGTGGAAAATatccgaaaaatattatttatttcatATTATCCCAGTAGACCCCCCTGCCTTTTTTACTTCCATATCAATTTTGAAGCAGCTTTCTCCCTGAAAAAGAAATCGGGAAATGAAATACCtggaaacgaaaacaaaagaCTCCCGATCCTCACATTGTCATGCAAAATCTTACTATCAACGGTAATCtttccttcggccatcatcaaCTGGTCTTTGTACTTCTCCAAGCTGTACGCTTGGTTCTCGTTCGTGTTGATTTCGCTGGCTTCTACGGGACACTTATCCGGAACACCAAACATGGTCATGATCTCAGCCGCGTCCTTATTATTCTTCGAATCTTCCATACTTTCGCACAGGTCGATCTTTTCATTCGCAACTGGAAGTCCGTTCTTCCGAATCAACACTGTCATCTTCCGGTAACAGATCAAACGGTAAACAACAATCGGTTAATAACCGCATATGTTATTAACTGAACTCTTTACCTTGGCGCTTTTGAACCCGACCGTTTTCACTGTGGACTTGGAGATGACTTTACAATCTTTCGTCAAGGAGGCACTAGATTTGGGATCAATAGTAATAACCTGATCCGAACCGGCGCAGTTATCAATCTTATGAATAATCAATTCATAGCCACCGTTCTGAAATGGAATTTTAATATATTCTCGGCAGGTTTGTCTTCATGCATACGGTTTAAAAACTTCTCCATCTTACACAAGCACTAGCCGTTAAAGTGTTTATAGTCAAAATCAAACCAATTAAGCCACTAGCGGCGAAAGCCATTCCGGTTGATTAAACTAGTTTATTGACT harbors:
- the LOC128740585 gene encoding uncharacterized protein LOC128740585; translation: MAFAASGLIGLILTINTLTASACNGGYELIIHKIDNCAGSDQVITIDPKSSASLTKDCKVISKSTVKTVGFKSAKMTVLIRKNGLPVANEKIDLCESMEDSKNNKDAAEIMTMFGVPDKCPVEASEINTNENQAYSLEKYKDQLMMAEGKITVDSKILHDNGESCFKIDMEVKKAGGSTGII